In Candidatus Krumholzibacteriia bacterium, the following are encoded in one genomic region:
- a CDS encoding aldo/keto reductase, translated as MDRRELGRTGLTVPALGLGTVKIGRNRDVKYPQGFDLPDDAAVERLLETAVEEGVVLWDTAPAYGAAEERLGPFVARHRERLVLCTKAGEEYDGEGSRHAFDRASLTASVHRSLRRLRTDAIDVLLLHSDGRDLEILDDSDALDTIARLRDAGDVRFAGISAKTALGIERGGACLDVVMAPFGPDHPELGDMLRKVHGGGTGVLAIKTLGQGHAVDRGTGDTADPVEAALESVLRPGFVDCAVVGTRSAAHLRHAAAAVRRIVGRASGSAS; from the coding sequence GTGGACCGACGTGAACTCGGTCGAACCGGCCTGACCGTTCCCGCTCTCGGGCTCGGAACGGTGAAGATCGGACGCAACCGCGACGTCAAGTATCCGCAGGGGTTCGACCTGCCCGACGACGCGGCCGTCGAGCGGCTGCTCGAGACCGCCGTCGAGGAGGGCGTGGTGCTCTGGGACACCGCGCCGGCCTACGGTGCGGCCGAGGAGCGCCTGGGTCCGTTCGTGGCCCGGCACCGGGAACGGCTGGTCCTGTGCACCAAGGCGGGCGAGGAATACGACGGCGAGGGTTCGCGGCACGCTTTCGACCGGGCATCGCTGACCGCATCGGTGCACCGCAGCCTGCGTCGCCTGCGGACGGATGCCATCGACGTCCTGCTGCTGCACTCCGACGGACGGGATCTCGAGATCCTGGATGACAGTGACGCACTGGACACGATCGCCCGGCTGCGCGACGCCGGTGACGTGCGGTTCGCCGGGATCTCGGCGAAGACGGCCCTGGGGATCGAGCGAGGCGGAGCGTGTCTGGACGTCGTCATGGCGCCGTTCGGACCCGACCATCCCGAACTCGGGGACATGCTCCGGAAGGTCCACGGCGGAGGAACTGGAGTGCTGGCGATCAAGACGCTGGGGCAGGGACATGCCGTCGATCGCGGCACCGGCGACACGGCGGATCCGGTCGAGGCTGCGCTGGAGTCCGTCCTGAGACCCGGTTTCGTGGACTGTGCGGTCGTCGGAACCCGGAGCGCTGCACACCTGCGACACGCCGCGGCCGCGGTGCGCCGGATCGTCGGGCGAGCGAGCGGGAGCGCGTCATGA
- a CDS encoding glycosyltransferase family 39 protein: MTVHEETYDAQGRPRSKLLPDDNVTLALALTTLLALLLRLFRLGHQSLWVDELMTIRQGAVPGTTLWQQFLHDTQNPLPMVIVTLLGSVSEHEAWLRMPGALLGALSIPIFFEVVRRIADARTALLAAMLLAIHPMHIDHSQEVRGYAFLVFFGLAATWIVLDAGTRLSWARMPWLVLTGVAAGLSNLQGLFWMAGLALGIVVSGRYPVRTWGRWAIPFVLILVVLTPWWSLSLGVHETGRLLPEAETGEPLRGESTFTPWAFPYAGLVLSMGSSLGPSDDELHEEVTTGGGLSLDADDLAIVGIAALLVVALACLGLRALGRRSWELLAWASVAIVMAGLLAARNVKPFNPRYVITALPVLLVFVAAGLNRLPVRWGLVLLLVWIGLTGVSLQRMWFDPEHVHEDVRGAARLIANREGPDDAILVPTVRHVFDFYYRGESPRSGMQFRRAMPPDEVDEALERVGEGRRFLWYVKSRPWFGDPERRIDESLRRRHEQISRFEMPGVEVYLFDRSAEPTAPEESSAEGESGNAVPDSVRVD; this comes from the coding sequence ATGACCGTGCACGAAGAGACGTACGACGCACAGGGCCGACCCCGGTCCAAGCTCCTGCCAGACGACAACGTCACGCTGGCGCTGGCCCTGACCACGCTGCTGGCGCTGCTGTTGCGACTGTTCCGGCTGGGCCACCAGAGCCTGTGGGTCGACGAACTGATGACCATCCGCCAGGGCGCCGTGCCCGGAACGACGCTCTGGCAGCAGTTCCTGCACGACACCCAGAATCCTCTGCCGATGGTGATCGTGACCCTGCTGGGTTCGGTGTCGGAGCACGAGGCGTGGTTGCGGATGCCGGGGGCGCTCCTGGGGGCGTTGAGCATCCCGATCTTCTTCGAGGTGGTGCGTCGGATCGCGGACGCGCGGACGGCGCTGCTGGCGGCGATGCTCCTGGCGATCCATCCCATGCACATAGACCACTCGCAGGAAGTACGTGGCTACGCCTTCCTCGTGTTCTTCGGTCTGGCCGCCACGTGGATCGTGCTCGACGCGGGGACGCGCCTGTCGTGGGCCCGCATGCCGTGGCTCGTGCTGACGGGGGTGGCTGCCGGTCTCAGCAATCTGCAGGGTCTCTTCTGGATGGCCGGGCTGGCGCTGGGAATCGTGGTCAGCGGCCGGTATCCGGTACGCACGTGGGGACGCTGGGCGATTCCCTTCGTCCTGATCCTCGTGGTGCTCACTCCGTGGTGGAGCCTGAGCCTGGGAGTGCACGAGACGGGTCGACTGCTGCCCGAGGCCGAGACCGGCGAGCCGCTGCGCGGCGAGAGCACCTTCACGCCGTGGGCCTTTCCGTACGCGGGGCTCGTTCTGTCGATGGGAAGCAGTCTGGGGCCGAGTGACGACGAACTGCACGAGGAGGTGACGACGGGAGGCGGTCTTTCGTTGGACGCCGACGACCTCGCGATCGTCGGGATCGCGGCGCTGCTGGTGGTGGCGCTCGCGTGCCTGGGCCTGCGGGCGTTGGGGCGGCGTTCGTGGGAGCTGTTGGCCTGGGCGTCGGTGGCGATCGTAATGGCAGGGTTGTTGGCGGCCCGCAACGTGAAACCATTCAACCCGCGCTACGTGATCACCGCCCTGCCGGTGTTGCTGGTCTTCGTCGCCGCCGGATTGAATCGCCTGCCCGTTCGTTGGGGTCTCGTGCTCCTCCTGGTGTGGATCGGACTCACCGGGGTTTCCCTGCAGCGGATGTGGTTCGATCCCGAGCACGTGCACGAGGACGTGCGCGGCGCCGCGCGGCTCATCGCGAACCGCGAGGGTCCGGACGACGCGATCCTGGTCCCCACCGTGCGTCACGTCTTCGATTTCTACTATCGCGGCGAGAGCCCGCGTTCGGGCATGCAGTTCCGGCGCGCGATGCCGCCGGACGAGGTCGACGAAGCTCTCGAGCGGGTGGGCGAGGGGCGCCGGTTCCTGTGGTACGTGAAGTCACGTCCCTGGTTCGGCGATCCCGAACGGCGCATCGACGAGAGCCTCCGGCGGCGCCACGAGCAGATTTCCCGGTTCGAGATGCCCGGAGTCGAGGTGTACCTCTTCGACCGGTCGGCGGAGCCGACGGCGCCGGAGGAGAGTTCCGCGGAGGGTGAGAGCGGGAACGCGGTCCCGGATTCGGTGCGGGTCGATTGA
- a CDS encoding glycosyltransferase family 9 protein, whose protein sequence is MSGEHFLVTRLRFLGDIVLCTPLLEALREARPDSRIEFLGASPHVDVLRDHPAVDRLHVLPGRATTADMLRMALRLRQCRFDAVFDLFGNPRSALLTRLTGAPLRVGPDRGTRARLYTHRRGRPAGDRSAVRHHLDKLVPLLGEAPPPRPTSLRVHPAERERVRAALDLPERVRVIHPGSTWPDKAWPGDRWPILVQRLTEQGGAPLVVIEPPTQRGLAARVAGDTGARPLDVLDVRSILALLTHADLYVGNDGGILHAAIALGVPSVGLLGPTEPDIWFPYEHLGPFRVIHRCDEAGTDARGRPRSRLTRIDVEEVLARVGEVTAATRDGAT, encoded by the coding sequence GTGAGCGGCGAGCACTTCCTCGTGACCCGCCTGCGTTTCCTGGGTGACATCGTCCTGTGTACGCCGTTGCTCGAGGCCCTGCGCGAGGCGCGTCCCGACTCCCGGATCGAATTCCTGGGCGCATCTCCGCACGTGGACGTCCTGCGTGATCACCCCGCCGTGGACCGCCTGCACGTCCTGCCCGGAAGGGCGACGACGGCGGACATGCTCCGGATGGCATTACGCCTGAGACAGTGTCGCTTCGATGCCGTGTTCGATCTGTTCGGCAATCCGCGCAGCGCCCTGCTGACCCGGCTCACGGGAGCACCGTTGCGTGTGGGGCCGGACCGTGGAACACGGGCGCGCCTGTACACGCATCGGCGGGGGCGTCCGGCGGGCGACCGGTCGGCGGTCCGGCACCATCTGGACAAACTGGTTCCCCTGCTCGGGGAAGCGCCGCCGCCGCGCCCGACGTCACTCCGTGTGCATCCCGCGGAGCGGGAGCGTGTCCGCGCTGCTCTCGATCTGCCGGAGCGGGTCCGGGTGATCCATCCGGGCAGCACCTGGCCCGACAAGGCCTGGCCCGGGGATCGCTGGCCGATCCTGGTGCAGCGCCTCACCGAGCAGGGGGGCGCCCCGCTGGTCGTGATCGAGCCGCCGACGCAGCGTGGTCTGGCCGCGAGGGTGGCCGGAGACACCGGGGCCCGTCCGCTCGACGTCCTCGACGTTCGCTCGATCCTGGCCCTGCTGACGCATGCCGACTTGTACGTCGGCAACGATGGCGGCATCCTGCACGCGGCCATCGCCCTCGGCGTGCCCAGTGTCGGTCTGCTGGGCCCGACCGAGCCGGACATCTGGTTTCCCTACGAACACCTCGGTCCTTTCCGCGTGATCCACCGTTGCGACGAAGCCGGCACCGATGCCCGTGGACGTCCCCGGAGTCGTCTGACCCGGATCGACGTCGAAGAGGTGCTGGCGCGTGTGGGTGAGGTCACCGCGGCGACCCGGGACGGCGCGACGTGA
- a CDS encoding glycosyltransferase family 2 protein produces MTTGIGALVITRDEEHHLEDCLRTLDFCDERVVVDSFSSDRTIEIACAHADHVYRRTFRDFAEQKDWGLARLSTPWALIVDADERVGAELAREIVERVRRDDHDGFWLFRRNRFFGHVVTGAGWQHDRVLRLFRREGAHHPSRLVHEEAHLPEGARIGTCRARLEHHSYSDWPSTFGRLLSYTTRGAAERAQRGRSGSAWRVGTKPLGRFLKQYLLQGGWRDGVHGYVLCTWSAIGVFVREAKLRAGEIERPVAPSAEVRVEVIRGRPVDDGSVPPGGGRQR; encoded by the coding sequence ATGACCACGGGCATCGGAGCGCTGGTGATCACGCGCGACGAGGAGCACCACCTGGAGGACTGCCTCCGCACCCTCGACTTCTGCGACGAGCGCGTCGTGGTCGACTCCTTCAGCTCGGACCGGACCATCGAGATCGCCTGCGCGCACGCCGACCACGTGTATCGGCGCACCTTCCGCGACTTCGCCGAGCAGAAGGACTGGGGCCTGGCCCGGTTGTCGACACCGTGGGCCCTGATCGTCGATGCCGACGAAAGGGTGGGTGCCGAACTGGCCCGCGAGATCGTGGAGCGCGTGCGTCGCGACGACCACGACGGGTTCTGGCTCTTCCGTCGCAACCGCTTCTTCGGGCACGTCGTGACGGGGGCCGGATGGCAGCACGACAGGGTGCTCCGGCTCTTTCGCCGAGAGGGCGCACACCACCCTTCGCGTCTGGTCCACGAGGAGGCCCACCTGCCCGAAGGAGCGAGGATCGGGACCTGCCGGGCGCGGCTCGAACACCACAGCTACTCCGACTGGCCCTCGACATTCGGAAGGCTGCTGTCGTACACCACCCGGGGTGCGGCGGAGCGTGCGCAGCGCGGGCGGAGCGGATCCGCCTGGCGCGTGGGCACGAAGCCGCTGGGGCGATTCCTGAAGCAGTACCTGCTGCAGGGTGGTTGGCGCGACGGTGTGCACGGCTACGTTCTGTGCACCTGGAGTGCGATCGGTGTGTTCGTGCGCGAGGCGAAACTGCGCGCGGGGGAGATCGAACGACCAGTGGCACCTTCCGCCGAGGTCCGCGTAGAAGTGATCCGGGGCCGTCCGGTGGACGACGGCTCCGTCCCACCAGGGGGAGGCCGGCAACGATGA
- a CDS encoding DUF3108 domain-containing protein: MTLGARSTRTGNGWIGACLLVAIVWGPAMASASGDAPADSLPPAPSDDLPVSLDELPYDLGEVSTFEIGYGPIKAGRATITVEDTLTYFGQKVVHVRTRARSNRFFDAFFKVRDQANSYIDADSLFARYYSKTLREGGYERDVEIHFDQIDGIAYYPSGKESKFPAPIHDVLSAFFRVRTLPLPPGASFRLPTHGDDEIYDLRIDVVRREVRDTPLGRVRCVVVRPTLGDEGLFRHEGDLLVWFTDDERRVPVLMRATVPVGAIEARLTDYDPGGRR, encoded by the coding sequence ATGACGCTCGGGGCACGATCGACGCGAACCGGAAACGGTTGGATCGGCGCCTGCCTGCTGGTCGCGATCGTCTGGGGTCCGGCCATGGCCAGCGCTTCCGGAGACGCCCCCGCGGATTCGTTGCCTCCGGCGCCGAGCGACGACCTTCCGGTCTCCCTGGACGAACTTCCCTACGATCTCGGCGAGGTGTCGACCTTCGAGATCGGGTACGGACCGATCAAGGCAGGGCGTGCGACGATCACGGTCGAGGACACCCTGACCTACTTCGGCCAGAAGGTCGTGCACGTCCGCACCCGTGCTCGGAGCAATCGGTTCTTCGACGCCTTCTTCAAGGTCCGCGACCAGGCCAACAGTTACATCGACGCCGACTCCCTCTTCGCGCGCTACTACAGCAAGACGCTGCGTGAGGGTGGATACGAGCGCGACGTGGAGATCCACTTCGACCAGATCGACGGCATCGCCTACTACCCGAGTGGAAAGGAATCGAAGTTCCCGGCACCGATCCACGACGTCCTCTCGGCCTTCTTCCGCGTGCGCACGCTTCCGCTGCCCCCCGGTGCGAGCTTCCGACTGCCGACCCACGGGGACGACGAGATCTACGATCTTCGGATCGACGTGGTCCGGCGCGAGGTGCGTGACACCCCGCTCGGTCGTGTGCGGTGCGTGGTGGTCCGACCCACGCTCGGCGACGAGGGCCTGTTCCGGCACGAAGGAGATCTCCTGGTCTGGTTCACGGACGACGAGCGGAGGGTTCCGGTCCTGATGCGTGCGACCGTTCCGGTGGGGGCGATCGAGGCCCGGCTGACCGACTACGATCCGGGGGGACGTCGGTGA
- a CDS encoding FAD-dependent oxidoreductase, whose amino-acid sequence MSEAASLRPRVDVLVFGGGIAGLWTLHELLARGYDAHLCETSALGAGQTIQSQGIVHGGGKYALRSVGDLDAVRAIRDMPERWRAHRSGLRRDPDLRAARLNSEGCWLWLPRGSWWSRLQSWGIVPLLRHGGLLACPPESRPRSEWPPVLQRHAHLALRMEEPVFDTQSVMAALREPVVDRLLHIAPIDPADGFGPFEDDRGTRRVRLRAPHGPELEVDTRAVVFSAGDGNAALLRSIGSEPELMQRRPLLMTVLRGSLPPLHAHCVSGGRTRITVTSVGAGDETVWQVGGEVSERHAADEAGPGVRAAALDEIRACLPGLDLSGVQIANYRAVRAEARDGGSRRPSGAHVRAVSSRAVVAWPTKWALAPLLAEDVLRELRDAGVEPSGPNPLHGAGRWPRPDVAPYPWEDAAWTDVNSVEPA is encoded by the coding sequence GTGAGCGAAGCCGCATCGTTGCGGCCCCGGGTCGACGTCCTGGTCTTCGGCGGCGGCATCGCGGGGTTGTGGACCCTGCACGAGCTGCTCGCACGGGGATACGATGCCCATCTCTGTGAGACGTCGGCGCTGGGCGCGGGGCAGACGATCCAGTCGCAGGGGATCGTGCACGGTGGAGGCAAGTACGCGCTGCGCTCGGTCGGCGATCTGGACGCGGTGCGTGCGATCCGCGACATGCCGGAACGATGGCGTGCGCATCGCAGTGGACTGCGACGCGATCCCGATCTCCGGGCAGCCCGGTTGAACAGTGAGGGTTGTTGGTTGTGGTTGCCACGCGGCTCGTGGTGGTCGCGCCTCCAGTCGTGGGGGATCGTGCCGCTGCTGCGCCACGGTGGACTGCTGGCCTGTCCTCCTGAGTCGCGCCCGCGCTCCGAGTGGCCGCCGGTGCTGCAGCGCCACGCGCACCTGGCGCTGCGCATGGAGGAGCCCGTCTTCGACACCCAGAGCGTGATGGCAGCGCTGCGCGAGCCCGTCGTCGATCGTCTGCTGCACATTGCACCGATCGATCCGGCCGACGGCTTCGGACCCTTCGAGGACGACCGGGGAACTCGTCGCGTGCGCCTCCGCGCGCCCCACGGTCCGGAGCTCGAGGTGGACACCCGAGCGGTGGTCTTCTCGGCGGGCGACGGCAACGCCGCGCTCCTGCGCTCGATCGGGAGCGAACCGGAGTTGATGCAACGACGTCCCCTGCTGATGACCGTCCTGCGCGGCTCGCTGCCGCCCCTGCATGCGCACTGTGTCAGCGGAGGGCGGACGCGGATCACGGTCACCAGTGTCGGTGCCGGCGACGAGACGGTGTGGCAGGTCGGGGGTGAGGTCTCCGAACGGCACGCGGCCGACGAGGCCGGCCCCGGGGTGCGAGCGGCGGCCCTCGACGAGATCCGGGCCTGCCTGCCGGGTCTGGATCTTTCCGGTGTGCAGATCGCGAACTATCGTGCCGTGAGGGCCGAAGCCCGGGACGGTGGATCGCGACGACCGAGTGGAGCGCACGTGCGGGCGGTCAGCTCCCGGGCGGTCGTGGCATGGCCCACGAAGTGGGCCCTGGCGCCCCTGTTGGCCGAGGACGTGCTCCGAGAACTCCGGGACGCCGGTGTGGAGCCGTCGGGTCCGAACCCCCTGCACGGCGCGGGCCGCTGGCCGCGTCCCGACGTCGCCCCCTACCCCTGGGAGGATGCCGCGTGGACCGACGTGAACTCGGTCGAACCGGCCTGA
- a CDS encoding glycosyltransferase family 9 protein: MIDPERILLIRRKAIGDVLVSMDVARALRERWPAASIHLVVDRFAAPVVDGSPLIDDLLVYDRKAQSTGSWTARVDALLHWVESLRGVRADLAVDLMGTPQTALWTRLSGARMRVGPRKRFRTWAYHRAIEARRDPVFAGERFLDWVRALDVDPGAWRPQRVPVSPRDSERVVSILSTRGTSDAGLILLNASATWPAKAWPLDHFARLGRRLREDTGAEVALAWGPGEEEGIDTVVRNAGGSVWPLPPTTLPELAAWLDRADLLVTTDSGPKHLAVAQGTPTVTVFGSTDPRGWQPPGPRHRALTNLVDCHPCNLLECPVPGHPCLDALDPEIVATAAVELLAQTRSAA; the protein is encoded by the coding sequence GTGATCGATCCCGAACGCATCCTGTTGATCCGACGCAAAGCGATCGGGGACGTCCTCGTGTCCATGGACGTCGCTCGCGCGCTGCGTGAGCGCTGGCCCGCGGCATCGATCCATCTCGTGGTCGATCGTTTCGCCGCCCCGGTCGTGGACGGGTCGCCGCTGATCGACGACTTGCTCGTGTACGACCGCAAGGCGCAGTCGACCGGATCCTGGACCGCGCGCGTCGACGCACTGTTGCACTGGGTGGAGAGCTTGCGTGGGGTCCGGGCCGACCTGGCCGTCGACCTGATGGGCACCCCGCAGACGGCGTTGTGGACCCGACTGAGTGGGGCCCGCATGCGGGTCGGACCGCGCAAGCGCTTCCGCACGTGGGCGTACCACCGTGCCATCGAAGCCCGGCGTGATCCCGTGTTCGCCGGCGAGCGCTTCCTGGACTGGGTCCGCGCGCTCGACGTCGATCCTGGCGCGTGGCGGCCGCAGCGCGTGCCGGTGAGCCCTCGCGACTCCGAGCGTGTGGTCTCGATCCTGTCGACACGGGGAACGAGCGACGCCGGGTTGATCCTGTTGAACGCGAGCGCGACGTGGCCGGCGAAGGCCTGGCCGCTCGATCACTTCGCCCGTCTGGGACGTCGACTTCGCGAGGACACCGGTGCCGAGGTGGCCCTCGCATGGGGTCCCGGCGAAGAGGAGGGGATCGACACCGTCGTCCGGAACGCCGGAGGAAGTGTCTGGCCCCTGCCGCCGACCACGCTCCCGGAACTGGCTGCGTGGTTGGATCGCGCCGATCTGCTGGTGACCACCGACAGTGGACCGAAGCATCTGGCGGTGGCCCAGGGCACACCCACCGTGACCGTTTTCGGAAGCACCGACCCCCGCGGCTGGCAGCCGCCGGGGCCGAGACACCGCGCCCTGACGAACCTCGTGGATTGTCATCCCTGCAATCTGCTGGAATGTCCCGTGCCCGGGCACCCGTGCCTCGACGCGCTGGACCCGGAGATCGTGGCCACGGCTGCGGTCGAGCTCCTGGCGCAGACGAGGAGCGCGGCATGA